A single genomic interval of Myxococcaceae bacterium JPH2 harbors:
- a CDS encoding metallophosphoesterase → MTFAIIHLSDIHLSEKGNLISGKGQKIARAIQPQIEGVCDLVIIASGDVAYSGKETEYAEAKRLFSDICSEIRSQKQNISIHSFAVPGNHDCDFSKPSTLRDTLINQLKQSDTAHEAPQEIIEPCLVVQSAFWDFEKSISGRSRSATEQAGYLDTISLGSHKVELLGLNSAWLSTKREQPGTLAAPQKSINTPQNNADFRIAFIHHPANWQAPGSARAFRDSLLDNVDMLLVGHEHASDITEIGRPSGTSALIIDAPALQSDGQRSGFSLLKISLNSKTLTRVTFTWKGTTGSYQASRSDPIRLERIGKAAHSNAKPRKAFLSDLRDIGANFTHPRAESLHLEDLFVWPDIAIRSFRRLVKGTAIAYSGDQSHQKLRTFKKQVIEGTERSGRTSIAKSLALDFIADGITALLIDGASVRATSADELLVFCENICTKQYDGIELEALRQNDPGRIALIIDNFDSSPLPVSKLLNLLNAAAQLFGRVIAFVSDLFNIQEIFSHEELPALLDFQHIVVSELGHRSRRELIEQWYRIGSDLLADESAFERKVSESERYVSNHVGRGIFPSYPICVLTLLQARDAGTNTDLSAGAYGAIYEVLLYSALNRNANHIPIDFLQTFLAELAIHMLRRGSREMPEGELDRVALLFMKSTLTEFSIDDIRLSLTNARMLIVRDGNVRFRYSHIYYLSCAKALQIYKQDPDRRADASLEINRLFSTLHTDASSNIVMFYLHFSRDLESITRLVDVADRLFADQSAANLESVDFGGKAPWSKELLAEIEADQQEGIRQYRTEQDDVERFRDALHAEDNEILDQINNYHTCIKALQLIGQVVRSFPGLLPRELKLRAVRSLLNLSLRTVSHFAGAVRTTRDDLREAIAHYLTTTKRVANLAETKERADDAIFQLALAVGHGLVRRTATALGSSHIFPALDVLRADGLGVGFDLIEFAVRLDHEKDRAEVKSAVALQNRLSSSFSTFIMRQIVIDYLRAQRLPPGLRASFANAFNIKVKPRSLGEGGVVILESSNTSGRS, encoded by the coding sequence ATGACCTTTGCCATCATCCATCTATCCGACATCCACCTCAGCGAAAAGGGGAACCTAATCTCTGGCAAAGGGCAGAAAATTGCCCGGGCAATCCAACCCCAAATCGAGGGAGTTTGCGATTTAGTCATAATAGCATCGGGCGATGTTGCATACTCCGGAAAAGAAACAGAATACGCCGAAGCCAAGCGGCTGTTTTCAGATATATGCAGTGAGATTCGATCGCAAAAACAAAACATAAGCATCCACAGCTTTGCGGTCCCAGGAAATCACGACTGTGATTTTAGCAAGCCAAGCACACTCCGCGACACCCTGATCAATCAGCTAAAGCAGAGTGACACCGCTCACGAAGCACCACAAGAAATCATAGAGCCCTGCCTAGTCGTCCAGTCAGCTTTTTGGGACTTCGAAAAAAGCATCTCGGGGCGTTCGCGCTCAGCAACGGAACAGGCGGGATACCTCGACACCATCAGTCTAGGAAGTCACAAGGTCGAATTATTAGGGCTCAACAGCGCATGGCTGTCCACCAAGAGGGAGCAGCCTGGAACTCTTGCTGCCCCCCAAAAAAGCATCAACACCCCGCAAAACAATGCAGATTTTCGCATCGCATTCATTCACCATCCCGCTAACTGGCAAGCACCGGGGAGTGCAAGAGCATTTCGAGATTCTCTTCTCGACAACGTCGACATGCTTCTCGTAGGTCACGAACACGCCAGCGACATTACCGAAATTGGTCGCCCGAGCGGCACTAGCGCGCTCATCATAGATGCGCCAGCGCTACAGTCCGATGGTCAGCGTAGCGGCTTTAGTCTTCTCAAAATCAGCCTAAACAGCAAGACGCTAACACGAGTCACCTTCACCTGGAAGGGCACCACAGGCTCCTACCAAGCTAGCAGGTCTGACCCCATCAGACTGGAGCGCATTGGGAAAGCGGCCCACTCGAATGCCAAGCCACGAAAAGCCTTCCTCTCCGACCTGCGAGACATAGGAGCAAACTTCACCCATCCACGAGCAGAATCCCTTCACCTGGAAGACCTCTTTGTCTGGCCAGATATTGCGATACGTTCATTTCGCCGCCTAGTCAAGGGGACTGCCATAGCTTACTCAGGCGATCAGTCTCATCAAAAATTACGCACATTCAAAAAGCAGGTGATCGAAGGAACAGAGCGCTCGGGGCGAACCTCCATTGCCAAATCTCTAGCGCTCGACTTCATAGCTGACGGAATAACCGCACTGCTCATTGACGGAGCTTCAGTTAGAGCGACATCCGCCGACGAGCTCCTCGTCTTCTGTGAAAACATCTGCACCAAACAGTACGATGGCATCGAGCTTGAGGCACTGCGACAGAATGACCCAGGCAGAATCGCGCTCATTATAGATAATTTCGACTCAAGCCCACTCCCCGTATCCAAACTGCTCAACCTTCTCAACGCCGCAGCACAGCTCTTTGGGCGAGTCATCGCATTTGTGAGCGACCTCTTCAATATCCAAGAAATATTCTCACACGAAGAGCTGCCAGCGCTTTTAGACTTTCAGCATATTGTGGTTTCCGAACTAGGCCATCGCTCACGGCGGGAGCTTATTGAGCAATGGTACAGGATCGGCTCAGACCTCCTTGCAGATGAAAGTGCGTTTGAACGCAAGGTGTCTGAATCCGAACGCTACGTTAGCAACCATGTCGGTCGAGGAATTTTTCCTAGCTATCCAATCTGCGTACTAACCCTGCTTCAAGCCCGTGATGCAGGAACCAACACCGACCTGTCTGCCGGTGCATATGGCGCTATTTATGAGGTGCTCCTCTATTCCGCACTCAACAGAAATGCCAATCATATACCAATTGATTTTCTCCAGACATTTCTCGCAGAGCTTGCCATTCATATGCTCAGGCGCGGCAGCCGCGAGATGCCCGAAGGGGAACTTGATAGGGTCGCCCTTCTGTTCATGAAAAGCACGCTGACCGAATTTTCCATCGACGACATCAGGCTTAGCCTCACGAATGCACGAATGCTGATTGTTCGCGATGGCAACGTTCGCTTCAGATATTCCCACATATACTACTTGTCGTGCGCCAAGGCACTGCAGATATACAAGCAAGATCCGGACAGACGAGCTGACGCCTCGCTCGAGATTAATCGACTCTTCAGTACTCTCCACACAGATGCATCATCCAATATTGTGATGTTTTATCTTCATTTCTCGCGCGATCTTGAGTCAATAACAAGGCTCGTTGATGTTGCGGATCGGCTTTTTGCCGACCAGTCCGCCGCAAACCTTGAGAGTGTTGACTTTGGAGGCAAAGCCCCGTGGTCCAAAGAGCTTCTTGCTGAAATTGAAGCCGACCAGCAAGAAGGAATTCGCCAGTATCGGACAGAGCAGGACGACGTTGAACGATTTCGCGACGCACTCCATGCGGAAGATAACGAAATTCTAGACCAAATCAACAACTATCACACCTGCATAAAGGCGCTTCAACTCATAGGGCAAGTAGTGCGAAGCTTCCCGGGACTGCTACCTCGAGAGCTCAAGCTCCGCGCTGTGAGGAGCTTGCTGAATCTGTCACTCAGGACTGTGAGTCATTTTGCAGGTGCAGTACGCACAACCAGGGATGACCTCCGAGAAGCCATTGCCCATTATCTGACGACAACCAAGCGTGTTGCAAATCTGGCAGAGACTAAGGAACGTGCCGACGACGCGATTTTCCAGTTGGCGCTTGCTGTTGGTCACGGATTGGTGCGCAGAACTGCAACGGCGCTCGGCTCTTCTCACATTTTTCCTGCACTGGATGTGCTACGAGCCGATGGGCTTGGCGTTGGTTTTGATTTGATTGAGTTCGCGGTGCGCCTCGATCACGAGAAGGATAGAGCCGAAGTGAAGAGTGCGGTGGCCCTGCAAAATAGGCTATCCAGCTCGTTCTCGACATTTATCATGCGACAAATCGTCATTGACTATCTTCGAGCCCAGAGACTTCCGCCTGGGCTTCGGGCAAGCTTTGCGAATGCATTCAACATAAAAGTGAAGCCTCGTTCGCTTGGTGAGGGGGGGGTTGTGATTCTCGAATCCTCGAACACGAGCGGCAGGTCCTGA